In Bacillus sp. Cs-700, one genomic interval encodes:
- a CDS encoding CBS domain-containing protein: MYVRSAMKPIRETVYVNDDTKLDETLRLLKDREIDGVPVVNGTKYAGIVTFNRIYKAFFKSDMTDKERFLSETTAGEIAYQKDVTVDQEEVFENTLLLAKNAPLIAVVDQNEHFIGIITRSDILDQFQSAFGMRKPGIRIAFASSETEGRIARLAKIAKSFHENIISLSTFDESNQNVRRIVMKIEKKENIDQFIAKLEQNGFKVLDIKEV, encoded by the coding sequence ATGTACGTACGAAGCGCAATGAAACCAATTCGAGAAACTGTTTATGTGAATGATGACACAAAGTTGGATGAAACACTCAGATTATTAAAGGATCGAGAAATCGATGGTGTACCGGTTGTTAATGGAACAAAATACGCTGGAATTGTAACGTTTAATCGTATTTATAAAGCATTTTTCAAAAGTGATATGACAGATAAAGAAAGATTCTTGTCGGAAACTACTGCAGGTGAAATTGCCTACCAAAAAGATGTAACTGTTGATCAAGAAGAAGTGTTTGAGAATACCCTTCTTTTAGCAAAGAATGCCCCTCTCATAGCAGTCGTCGATCAAAATGAGCATTTTATTGGCATCATTACGCGATCTGATATACTTGATCAATTTCAGAGTGCGTTTGGCATGCGCAAGCCGGGCATAAGAATCGCATTTGCATCTTCAGAGACAGAAGGAAGAATTGCAAGGCTTGCTAAAATAGCAAAAAGTTTTCATGAAAATATTATCTCGTTGTCCACCTTCGATGAGTCTAACCAGAATGTCAGGAGAATTGTAATGAAGATTGAAAAAAAGGAAAATATTGATCAATTCATTGCAAAACTTGAACAGAATGGATTTAAAGTTCTTGATATAAAAGAAGTATGA
- a CDS encoding DUF2663 family protein codes for MNALKEWKLPQPQSKVTIVLLQELVERKNVEKQYKAKSQSYGYILAFLLVSMACFFWYELENSTSFFVNDLTFNSIPMLLILVISSIVTYFQLRKFSKKTKKAEDEYESLRLEILDRSDELFEGQKQWESRHVVFKYLKEEYDINLYYK; via the coding sequence GTGAACGCATTAAAGGAGTGGAAGCTTCCACAACCACAGTCGAAAGTTACCATCGTTCTGTTGCAAGAATTAGTGGAACGAAAAAATGTTGAAAAGCAGTATAAAGCAAAATCACAGTCTTACGGATATATCCTTGCGTTTTTATTAGTTAGCATGGCGTGTTTTTTTTGGTACGAGCTAGAAAACAGCACATCTTTTTTTGTGAATGACCTTACTTTTAATTCGATTCCTATGCTGCTAATATTGGTTATTAGTAGTATTGTTACTTATTTTCAATTAAGGAAGTTTTCAAAAAAAACCAAGAAAGCTGAGGATGAATATGAGTCCTTAAGACTGGAGATATTAGATCGAAGTGATGAACTATTTGAAGGTCAAAAACAATGGGAAAGTCGTCATGTTGTTTTTAAATATTTAAAAGAAGAATACGACATTAATCTTTATTATAAATAA
- a CDS encoding CPBP family intramembrane glutamic endopeptidase, translated as MRNRQAEAVKQLTDRELLLNVYLTQIILVLLASIMSLFLFQDLWFFADLIHFTWTKIIVLGGGTAFLVIGIDLILMKTLPEEMLDDGGINERIFSRLSISHIFFLCAIISFSEELLFRGVIQTSFGLVLSSLLFAIIHVRYLSKPVLFSSVVVISFLIGVLYEVTDNLMTTITAHFLIDFVMACLIKQKARM; from the coding sequence GTGAGAAATCGACAGGCTGAAGCAGTAAAACAGTTAACAGATCGAGAACTGTTATTAAATGTTTATTTAACTCAGATAATATTAGTTCTTCTAGCAAGTATTATGAGTTTATTTCTGTTTCAAGATTTGTGGTTTTTCGCAGATCTAATCCATTTTACTTGGACGAAGATAATCGTTTTAGGTGGGGGCACAGCATTCCTTGTGATTGGTATTGATCTCATTCTTATGAAAACACTACCTGAAGAGATGTTGGATGATGGAGGAATTAATGAGCGGATTTTTTCCCGTCTTTCAATTTCTCATATTTTCTTTTTGTGTGCTATCATTTCATTTAGTGAAGAGCTGTTGTTTAGAGGTGTTATCCAAACAAGTTTCGGATTAGTCCTTTCAAGTTTGTTATTTGCGATCATACATGTTCGGTATCTTTCTAAACCTGTCTTATTTAGTTCCGTCGTTGTGATTAGTTTCTTAATCGGTGTTTTGTATGAAGTGACTGATAACTTAATGACAACAATCACAGCTCATTTTTTAATCGATTTTGTTATGGCTTGTCTCATAAAGCAGAAAGCACGAATGTGA